The proteins below are encoded in one region of bacterium:
- a CDS encoding M28 family peptidase, which translates to MKSLSLLVVCMTLSLTAQEKTDTSFFNYFPTITADRLAGHLYFIASDLTEGRETSTRGQKITANYIANQYRMMGVKPMGTVKTTDPFAPDIYFQPFSVYKRAKPNSTIEVRVNNAAVITSSFSLEHQDDLAYFASGEPKDVQAGIVFAGYGIAADSLKYNDFKALSSQKISITGKWVLIFADEPLLNDSTSLLPTANKKVSAWSKLFLTKITSIIQAGQPAGVLVIGDLSPRQKLSIRQLAAQTLPQFDRIGGVTLKSDNSSAFLPPTYVVSSQFADAILKNTGYTSASLQQAINKNLKPVVMNVKDVEVVAKGEHFDALPTENVLGYIEGSDPILKNEVIVVSAHYDHLGKNDDHLGHDQQQKDQIFNGAADDGSGTAAVLTIAQAFMNAKNAGQGPKRSILFLNTSAEEKGILGSRFYTVDQPVIPLERTVVNINMDGVGGIDLKHPTKSKNYIYLVSSPVLSKSLVDINSTANKLINDGLEITPNAFPSDHINFAVQMIPYLYYSTGLTEHYHKVTDEPQTIDYEHLARVTRLVFATTWTIANKPNLNLPDRTKFKINGYICPPCNLPCDNIHFDKPGVCPVCQMALAPNVLQ; encoded by the coding sequence GGCCAGAAAATTACCGCCAACTATATCGCCAATCAATATCGCATGATGGGAGTCAAGCCGATGGGCACGGTCAAAACGACCGATCCTTTCGCCCCGGATATTTACTTCCAGCCGTTTTCGGTTTACAAACGCGCAAAACCTAACAGCACGATTGAAGTACGCGTTAACAATGCAGCCGTGATCACCAGTTCTTTTTCACTCGAGCATCAGGACGATCTGGCCTATTTTGCTTCCGGTGAACCGAAAGACGTGCAGGCGGGTATCGTATTTGCCGGATACGGTATAGCTGCCGATTCATTGAAATACAACGACTTTAAAGCGCTGAGCTCGCAAAAAATTTCCATTACCGGCAAATGGGTGCTGATCTTCGCCGACGAACCGCTGTTGAACGATTCTACCAGTCTTCTGCCGACAGCCAATAAAAAAGTTTCCGCATGGTCAAAACTGTTTCTTACGAAAATAACCTCCATCATTCAAGCGGGTCAACCGGCAGGAGTTCTCGTCATCGGCGATCTTAGCCCGCGCCAGAAGCTGAGCATCCGCCAATTGGCGGCGCAAACGCTGCCGCAATTTGATCGTATCGGCGGCGTCACATTGAAGTCGGACAATTCGAGCGCTTTCTTACCGCCTACTTACGTGGTATCGTCACAATTCGCCGATGCTATTTTGAAAAATACCGGTTATACGTCCGCTTCCCTTCAACAAGCGATCAATAAAAATCTGAAACCGGTTGTCATGAATGTCAAAGACGTTGAGGTCGTGGCAAAGGGCGAGCATTTCGATGCTTTACCAACGGAAAACGTTTTAGGTTATATCGAAGGCTCCGATCCGATTCTGAAGAACGAAGTTATTGTCGTGTCAGCACATTACGATCATCTTGGGAAAAATGATGATCACCTCGGTCACGATCAGCAGCAAAAAGATCAGATTTTTAACGGCGCCGCCGATGACGGTTCCGGCACGGCCGCCGTGCTGACTATTGCACAGGCTTTTATGAATGCCAAAAATGCCGGACAAGGGCCGAAACGTTCTATTCTATTTTTAAACACTTCCGCAGAAGAAAAAGGAATTTTAGGTTCACGTTTTTACACGGTTGATCAGCCGGTCATTCCTCTGGAACGCACAGTGGTTAATATCAATATGGACGGTGTCGGCGGTATCGATCTCAAACATCCGACAAAAAGTAAAAACTACATCTATCTCGTCAGTTCGCCGGTTTTATCCAAATCATTGGTTGACATCAATTCAACTGCAAACAAACTGATCAATGACGGACTGGAAATTACACCGAATGCGTTTCCATCGGATCATATTAATTTCGCAGTCCAGATGATCCCGTATTTGTATTATTCAACAGGATTGACCGAGCATTACCACAAAGTAACCGACGAACCTCAGACCATTGATTATGAACACCTGGCACGTGTGACGCGGTTAGTATTTGCGACCACATGGACCATTGCAAATAAACCAAATTTGAATTTGCCAGACCGAACGAAATTCAAAATCAACGGGTATATTTGCCCGCCATGTAATCTACCCTGTGATAATATTCATTTTGATAAACCGGGTGTTTGCCCGGTTTGCCAGATGGCGCTCGCACCCAACGTGTTACAATAA